The Ruania halotolerans genome contains the following window.
CGTCGAGAACCAGCAACGTGCTGGTGCTGTCGCAGACCTCGCGGACCTGGCGAAGGTAGTCCGCCGGCGGCACGATCACCCCGGATTCGCCCTGGATGGGCTCCAGCAGCACCGCCACCGTGGTCTCATCGATCGCGGCCGCCACGGCATCGGCATCACCGTAGGGCACGATCCGGAACCCGGGGGTGTAGGGGCCGAAGCCGGCACGAGCCTCGGGATCGGACGACATCGAGATGATCGTCGTGGTGCGGCCATGGAACGCGTTCTCGGCCACCACCACCGTGGCATCTCCCTCGCTGATCCCCTGGGTCTCATACCCCCACTTGCGAGCCGCTTTGAGCGCCGTCTCCACGGCCTCCGCCCCGGTGTTCATCGGCAGCAGCATCTCTGTGGAGGTGAGGGAGGTGATGGCACGTGCGAACGGTTCGAGCAGCTCGTGACCCACGGCGCGAGAGGTGAGGGTGAGTCGGTCGAGCTGGTCCTTGGCGGCAGCCACCAGGTCAGGGTGCCGGTGCCCGAAGTTCAGCGCCGAGTACCCGGCGAGGCAGTCGAGATACCGCCTGCCCGCTGTATCGGTGACCCAGGCACCCTCGGCGGAAGCGACCTCTATCGGCAGTGGGGCGTAATTCGGCGCAAGGGTCGTCATCGTCGAGTCCCTTCACTACGGTC
Protein-coding sequences here:
- the rocD gene encoding ornithine--oxo-acid transaminase, which encodes MTTLAPNYAPLPIEVASAEGAWVTDTAGRRYLDCLAGYSALNFGHRHPDLVAAAKDQLDRLTLTSRAVGHELLEPFARAITSLTSTEMLLPMNTGAEAVETALKAARKWGYETQGISEGDATVVVAENAFHGRTTTIISMSSDPEARAGFGPYTPGFRIVPYGDADAVAAAIDETTVAVLLEPIQGESGVIVPPADYLRQVREVCDSTSTLLVLDEIQSGLGRTGATLTQDLAAVRADLTTLGKALGGGILPVSAVVGRSDVLGVLTPGTHGSTFGGNPLACAVGLAVARLLETGRYQARARELAPVLAARAGDLLAGGHVTAVRSIGLWLGVDVATRTGREVSERMASRGVIAKETHGATIRLAPPLCVTQSELHLMMDALESAVSP